Genomic segment of Rhodocaloribacter litoris:
GCGCACCGCATACCGCCGGGCCAGCTTGCCGTCCAGGTAGTCCGAGACGGAAGCCAGAACGAAAAGGACGAGGGCCCACACCTGCCCCCACAGGGTGTTCGTCATCAACAGCACCAGCAGGACGGGCGTGATGAGAATCCGAATGATCGTGAGCGTGTTCGGAACGTACTTCATCGCAGGCAAGGGCTCTCCCGGAGCAAATATATGAATTGCTCCGATGCCGGTGTTCGAAGATCCGCTGCGTTTCGACGGGGTGCCGGCCCGGCAGCCTGCAATCTTTGCAGAGCCGTGCCGCCGCCTGCGTCGTTCTGACGGAAAGGCGGTCGCCGGTGCGGTCCCCGGCCGGGATGCGCTGTCATTGTGACCGGCCGCCCGGAACCGGCACTGTTCTTGAGCAAACACCGGAGCGTCACGCGGGCGACCCTTCCTTCAGGAGGTTTCGACCCGGCATGTGCGCGCGAGTTGACCACGAACGCAACGACCAACGACACAGACATATGGGCAAGATCATCGGTATCGACCTGGGTACGACGAACTCCGTGGTGGCCGTGATGGAGGGCGGCGAGCCCGTCGTGATCACGAACGCCGAAGGGTCGCGGACGACCCCCTCGGTCGTCGCCTTCAAGAAGGACGGCGAACGCCTCGTCGGTGCCCCGGCCAAACGCCAGGCCATCACCAACCCCAAAAACACCATCTTCTCGATCAAGCGCTTCATGGGGCGGCGCTACGACGAGGTCACCGAGGAGATCAAGACCGTACCCTACGAGGTCGTTCGGGGCGACAACGACACGGCGCGCGTCAAGATCGGCGACCGCGTCTACACGCCGCAGGAGATCTCGGCCATGATCCTGCAGAAGCTGAAGCAGACGGCCGAGGACTACCTGGGCGAAAAGGTCACCGAGGCGGTCATCACCGTGCCGGCGTACTTCAACGACGCCCAGCGCAAAGCCACCAAGGAAGCCGGCGAGATCGCCGGGCTGAAGGTGCGCCGCATCATCAACGAGCCGACCGCCGCCGCGCTGGCCTACGGCCTCGACAAGAAGAAGGAAGACGAAAAGATCGCCGTCTTCGACCTCGGCGGCGGCACGTACGACATCTCGATCCTCGAACTCGGCGACGGCGTCTTCGAGGTGAAGGCCACCAACGGCGACACCCACCTCGGCGGCGACGACTTCGACCAGCGCCTGATCGACTACATCGCCGACGAGTTCAAGAAGCAGGAAGGCATCGACCTGCGGCAGGACGCCATGGCGCTGCAGCGCCTGAAGGAGGCCGCCGAGAAAGCCAAGATCGAACTCTCGAGCTCGACGCAGACGACCATCAACCTGCCGTTCATCACGGCGACGCAGGAAGGGCCCAAGCACCTGACGATGGACATCACCCGGGCCAAGTTCGAACAACTCATCGACGACCTCATCGCCCGGACCATCCCGCCGATGGAGAAGGCCCTCAAAGATGCCGGCCTCTCGAAGAGCGACATCGACGAGGTCATCCTCGTCGGCGGCTCGACCCGCATCCCGAAGATCCAACAGGTGGTCGAGGAGTTCTTCGGCAAGAAGGCCAACAAGAGCGTCAACCCGGACGAGGTCGTCGCCATCGGTGCGGCCATCCAGGGCGGCGTGCTCTCGGGCGACGTCACCGACGTGCTGCTGCTGGACGTGACCCCGCTCTCGCTCGGCATCGAAACGCTCGGCGGCGTCATGACGGTGCTCATCCCGGCCAACACCACCATCCCGACACGCAAGAGCGAGATCTTCTCGACGGCGTCGGACAACCAGCCCTCGGTCGAGATCCACGTCCTGCAGGGGGAACGGGCCATGGCCGTGGACAACCGCACGATCGGGCGCTTCCACCTCGACGGCATCCCGCCGGCCCCCCGCGGCGTGCCCCAGATCGAGGTCACCTTCGACATCGACGCCAACGGCATCCTGAGCGTCTCGGCCAAGGATAAGGCCACCGGCAAGGAACAGTCGATCCGCATCGAAGCCTCCAGCGGGTTGACCGAGGCCGAGATCGAAAAGATGCGGGCCGA
This window contains:
- the dnaK gene encoding molecular chaperone DnaK; its protein translation is MGKIIGIDLGTTNSVVAVMEGGEPVVITNAEGSRTTPSVVAFKKDGERLVGAPAKRQAITNPKNTIFSIKRFMGRRYDEVTEEIKTVPYEVVRGDNDTARVKIGDRVYTPQEISAMILQKLKQTAEDYLGEKVTEAVITVPAYFNDAQRKATKEAGEIAGLKVRRIINEPTAAALAYGLDKKKEDEKIAVFDLGGGTYDISILELGDGVFEVKATNGDTHLGGDDFDQRLIDYIADEFKKQEGIDLRQDAMALQRLKEAAEKAKIELSSSTQTTINLPFITATQEGPKHLTMDITRAKFEQLIDDLIARTIPPMEKALKDAGLSKSDIDEVILVGGSTRIPKIQQVVEEFFGKKANKSVNPDEVVAIGAAIQGGVLSGDVTDVLLLDVTPLSLGIETLGGVMTVLIPANTTIPTRKSEIFSTASDNQPSVEIHVLQGERAMAVDNRTIGRFHLDGIPPAPRGVPQIEVTFDIDANGILSVSAKDKATGKEQSIRIEASSGLTEAEIEKMRADAKAHAEEDRRKREEAEKLNTADTLIFTTEKNLREYGDKIPADKRARIESALERLKEVHKNRDLSQIDSALQQLNEAWSAASQDLYQAQQAAASEGASAGDGASAGKTQDKEVRDVDYEVVDEEEDKS